The proteins below come from a single Drosophila kikkawai strain 14028-0561.14 chromosome 3R, DkikHiC1v2, whole genome shotgun sequence genomic window:
- the LOC108073565 gene encoding uncharacterized protein, protein MAGHVTRDLNWLNFLLSLWALLQLTLCQPYQLPHRCSNRLENALEHMRRRSIQTKSSSTDRNRGSRAMWEPPPQSPYQLYHSFYGQHSEPEDDFYNVGGGAYNSGRGYHAKLLHRSGRPYPFSDPSSALELEDLLAVNQETHQQQQYQHRQPHKLAISRVDVEDLKVRVPPAKSANRWVEIDKCKFSTENSTLDTRLIFPDLTLSGKVVMQPMGGKCHMILRLRHAGIEFRTVPLGYDHGTGQSTGYEQSRRLGGASVRTDSHFAEPGFISVFAHGCQGPSGIRLRQNSKRRFGHAPEVELGEPHVILGTNNRPQGQRWGKYHHQQEPQQPSSYDIRLSQNSKRDQSLELGSDSGEFVDVNGDNFYRRQFGKRRRRRRRYAQDNFEDQMNFSEDVLHFEDEQLQQLVEPDARAFADIFSAGSGAETSSSGADREELVGEAMSHELEKLFSMGVRGLLTTYMQRALQPAIKETLMENMGYTLSYG, encoded by the exons ATGGCAGGACACGTGACGCGAGATCTTAACTGGCTGAATTTCCTGCTGTCCCTGTGGGCTCTGCTGCAGT TAACCCTCTGCCAACCGTATCAATTGCCCCATCGCTGCTCAAATCGTCTTGAAAACGCTCTAGAGCACATGCGACGCCGTAGTATCCAGACCAAGAGCTCCTCCACGGATCGCAATCGCGGATCACGGGCCATGTGGGAGCCACCGCCGCAGAGTCCCTACCAACTTTACCACAGTTTCTATGGGCAGCACAGCGAGCCGGAGGATGACTTCTACAATGTGGGTGGCGGCGCCTACAACTCAGGACGCGGCTACCATGCCAAGCTCCTGCACCGGAGCGGCAGACCTTACCCTTTCTCAGACCCCAGCAGTGCTCTGGAGCTGGAGGACTTGCTGGCTGTGAACCAGGAGAcacaccagcaacagcagtatCAGCACAGACAACCCCACAAGCTGGCCATTTCCCGGGTGGATGTGGAGGATCTTAAGGTGCGCGTGCCGCCGGCAAAGTCGGCCAATCGCTGGGTGGAGATCGACAAGTGCAAGTTCAGCACGGAGAACTCCACGCTGGACACCAGGTTAATCTTTCCGGATCTCACGCTCAGCGGAAAGGTTGTTATGCAACCAATGGGCGGCAAGTGCCACATGATCCTGCGGCTGCGACACGCGGGCATTGAGTTCCGGACGGTGCCGCTGGGGTACGACCACGGTACGGGACAATCCACTGGATACGAACAGTCGCGAAGATTGGGAGGAGCCTCTGTAAGAACAGACTCCCACTTTGCGGAACCCGGTTTCATATCGGTCTTTGCCCACGGCTGCCAGGGACCCAGTGGCATTCGCCTTCGCCAGAACTCCAAGCGGAGATTCGGACATGCTCCCGAGGTGGAGCTGGGCGAGCCCCATGTGATTCTAGGCACCAACAATCGACCGCAGGGCCAGAGATGGGGCAAATACCACCACCAGCAGGAGCCGCAGCAGCCTTCAAGCTACGACATCCGGCTGAGCCAGAATTCGAAGCGGGACCAGAGCCTAGAGCTGGGCAGCGATTCCGGGGAGTTTGTCGATGTCAACGGCGACAACTTTTACCGGCGGCAGTTTGGCAAGCGGCGAAGGCGCCGACGGCGCTATGCCCAGGATAATTTCGAGGACCAGATGAACTTCAGCGAGGATGTGCTGCACTTTGAGgacgagcagctgcagcagctggtgGAGCCGGATGCCCGGGCCTTTGCGGACATCTTCAGCGCAGGGAGCGGGGCCGAGACGAGTTCCTCTGGAGCAGATCGCGAGGAGCTCGTAGGCGAGGCCATGTCCCACGAGCTGGAGAAGCTCTTCTCGATGGGCGTGCGGGGCCTGCTAACCACCTACATGCAGCGCGCCCTGCAGCCGGCCATCAAGGAGACCCTGATGGAGAATATGGGCTACACCCTGAGCTATGGCTGA
- the Ude gene encoding uncharacterized protein Ude gives MSEGESKFGFKDMEKALETLKLLESHDMQYRKLTVRGLLGRAKRVLSMTKAEEKLKNINEAIGVFEKWLEENGGGASNKNAKTDSEDKVETVPGLGFKDKAAAEATLSILAERDPDYQRLAIKGLIGSSKRVLSGTKNEDKINAIKEAVQLLEDFLEKFEAENRIKDNRAYLPVTVITKLPEPKDDSLVKEFLEAYGGSKAKGNYKHLRTMFPKENESTSWDIVRNRQLAKLLEQIKSEEAKLFDAETGAPTDLHLQLIHWAYSPQPDKLKQYVEKLAKKTPEKRKQESSSSSANDSSNSSSQDSDQDDKPKKKKKKEE, from the exons ATGTCGGAGGGCGAGTCCAAGTTCGGTTTCAAGGATATGGAGAAGGCGCTGGAGacgctgaagctgctggagAGCCATGACATGCAATATCGCAAGCTTACAGTTCGCGGCCTGCTGGGCAGGGCCAAGAGGGTGCTATCGA TGACCAAGGCGGAGGAGAAGCTGAAGAACATCAACGAGGCCATTGGTGTCTTTGAAAAATGGCTGGAGGAAAACGGCGGCGGAGCTTCCAATAAGAATGCCAAGACCGACAGCGAGGACAAGGTGGAGACGGTGCCCGGTTTGGGCTTCAAAGACAAGGCGGCTGCGGAGGCGACGCTGAG CATCTTGGCAGAACGCGATCCGGACTACCAGAGGCTGGCCATTAAGGGTCTAATTGGCAGCTCCAAACGAGTCCTGTCCGGCACCAAGAATGAGGACAAGATCAATGCCATCAAGGAGGCCGTTCAGTTGCTGGAGGATTTCCTAGAGAAGTTTGAGGCGGAAAACCGAATCAAGGACAATCGCGCCTACTTGCCCGTGACAGTCATTACAAAGCTGCCAGAGCCCAAGGACGATTCACTGGTTAAGGAGTTCCTTGAAGCCTATGGCGGCTCAAAGGCCAAGGGCAACTATAAGCACCTGCGCACCATGTTCCCCAAGGAGAACGAGAGCACCAGCTGGGACATTGTCCGCAATCGTCAGCTGGCCAAGCTGCTGGAGCAGATCAAGAGCGAGGAGGCCAAGCTTTTCGATGCGGAGACCGGGGCACCCACTGATCTGCATCTGCAGCTCATCCACTGGGCCTACAGCCCACAGCCGGACAAGTTAAAGCAGTACGTCGAGAAGCTGGCCAAGAAGACGCCCGAGAAGCGAAAGCaggagagcagcagcagcagtgccaATGACtcgagcaacagcagcagccaggacTCCGACCAGGATGACAagcccaagaagaagaagaagaaggaggagTGA
- the Ets96B gene encoding ETV5-related protein Ets96B — MDTAKLSDYSEAKTHLEQLQQTLTHLDHSHSHPHPHHHHPHHHAHLGLYHGAPNTSTITTDSVVSCVSSTLPAVAKAISSSCANLETERKKPCHASDLDAAGHGLMEAICIGQKASPVPVAPPPPCCLTLSGSSTPPAPIATAALMNASSGSSSSSGASASLCNDLTRESSWYAHHHHHHHHHHHQQLADELVMYATPTPAPSIGKFGLDTSTEGYLNARYNVNVKGVRHERTSTFFDIPAVTHPHSHPHPHPYCYRFPSSPPAGILKKSDEETATAAAAAAAAAAAAAAAAAYCSDVSSGQHFPHHTKIEHADSTTTAAQQQQQQQQQQQQQQQQQQQQQHHHHQQHQQLQQQQLQHAAALHPHHHHHPGHHHQQAAAEQHLTHLTPLHAASAFKFSHTAVISSSAVYATPSHYAHQQQTQTQSVYRELSPSSVAAAVSDADLKYDSSPYNATISSTYPTALRPNVVDSTTSSDAELRLDQFYASNGISTSSNGQTISQRRGSLQLWQFLVALLDEPTTSASCIAWTGRGMEFKLIEPEEVARRWGLQKNRPAMNYDKLSRSLRYYYEKGIMQKVNGERYVYRFVCDPDALFNMAYGHLTTGSTGGKGDQHQHQQLTLSLAKTPPTSSDSQTHSPRVAKSDYYDTAGLHKY; from the exons ATGGATACCGCCAAGTTG AGCGACTACAGCGAGGCCAAGACGCActtggagcagctgcagcagacgCTCACGCACCTGGATCACTCCCActcgcatccgcatccgcatcatcatcatccccaCCACCACGCCCACTTGGGACTGTACCATGGGGCGCCCAACACATCGACGATAACCACCGACTCGGTGGTTTCCTGTGTCAGTTCCACTCTGCCGGCGGTGGCCAAGGCCATTTCCTCTTCCTGCGCCAACCTGGAGACGGAACGCAAGAAGCCATGTCATGCCAGCGACCTGGATGCAGCCGGGCATGGTCTCATGGAGGCCATTTGCATTGGCCAGAAGGCATCGCCGGTGCCGGTGGCGCCGCCGCCTCCTTGCTGTTTGACTCTGAGCGGAAGCTCCACGCCTCCGGCTCCCATAGCCACAGCGGCGCTGATGAATGCTTCTTCTGGATCCTCCAGCTCAAGCGGAGCAAGTGCCTCACTTTGCAATG ATCTCACTAGGGAATCCTCCTGGTAtgcccatcatcatcatcaccaccatcaccatcatcaccaGCAGTTGGCCGATGAGCTGGTTATgtatgccacgcccactcccGCTCCGTCAATCGGGAAGTTCGGCCTGGACACTTCCACCGAGGGTTACTTGAACGCAAGGTACAATG TGAATGTCAAAGGCGTGCGCCACGAGAGAACATCTACTTTCTTCGACATACCCGCTGTGACGCACCCACACTCGCATCCCCATCCGCATCCGTATTGCTACAG ATTCCCATCATCGCCACCCGCGGGCATTCTGAAAAAGAGCGACGAAG AGACGGCCaccgcagcagctgctgctgccgccgccgccgctgctgctgcagccgcaGCTGCCTACTGCAGTGATGTCTCCTCCGGCCAGCACTTTCCACACCACACGAAGATCGAGCATGCGGACTCCACCACAACGgccgcccagcagcagcaacagcagcagcagcaacaacagcagcagcaacagcaacaacagcagcaacagcatcatcatcaccagcaacatcagcagcttcaacagcagcaactgcaacacGCCGCTGCCTTGCATccgcatcaccatcaccatcccggacaccaccaccagcaggcAGCAGCTGAGCAGCACTTGACCCACCTGACACCCTTACATGCCGCCTCCGCCTTTAAGTTTAGCCACACAGCGGTCATATCCAGCTCGGCGGTATACGCCACGCCCTCGCACTACGCCCACCAACAACAGACGCAGACGCAGTCCGTCTACCGGGAGCTCTCACCCAGCTCTGTGGCAGCGGCAGTGAGCGATGCAGATTTAAAGTACGATAGCAGTCCTTACAACGCTACCATTTCGTCCACCTATCCCACGGCCCTGCGACCCAATGTAGTGGACTCAACCACTTCCAGCGATGCGGAGCTGCGCCTGGATCAGTTCTATGCCAGCAACGGTATTTCCACCAGCAGCAATGGCCAGACGATCAGCCAGCGGCGAGGGTCACTGCAGCTATGGCAGTTTCTGGTGGCCCTACTGGATGAGCCCACAACCAG TGCCAGCTGCATTGCCTGGACTGGGCGTGGCATGGAGTTCAAGCTAATCGAACCGGAGGAAGTGGCCCGGCGTTGGGGTCTCCAGAAGAACCGGCCGGCCATGAACTACGACAAGCTGTCCCGCAGTCTCCGCTACTACTACGAGAAGGGCATTATGCAGAAGGTGAACGGTGAGAGGTATGTGTACCGATTCGTCTGCGATCCGGATGCCTTGTTCAACATGGCCTATGGCCACCTGACCACTGGATCCACCGGTGGCAAGGGTgaccagcatcagcaccagcaGTTGACGCTATCGTTGGCCAAGACGCCACCAACTTCGAGTGACTCGCAAACGCATTCGCCGCGTGTGGCCAAGTCGGATTATTACGATACCGCCGGATTGCATAAATATTAG
- the lili gene encoding protein Lilipod, whose amino-acid sequence MDEEEEEVTDLKLQLFHNTVREHIIFLLLVILLYFSSYVVVSRFRRRDRDDLYSNDEDEVLVYRISFWLCTFTLAVAEGAAMLLPVSIASNEVLLLYPNSYYVKWLNSSLIQGLWNHVFLFSNLSLFIFLPFVYLFSESTGFVGHRKGILPRVYETFTVFMLMAVIVLVLTAVLSAVFGIEKFQFFWFLNLGSVHLPFLYSCVSFLGVMLMLICTPYGFVRLFGVVNNVLVRPMLLRDVNEEFSAFYMEEASVKRKLAHIELQNVSISDATANGGRLGNGLTRSFAHQPLLQQSLAHLYQRKAMVSDAGEQQHLLNERLRELDSERKELDKLRKSSTFQRTFVYPLAMLLLLFCTGVTILLVVQNTLELLIGIKALPLSTRQFTLGISSLSKLGPFGAGLEVCLIFYLGATSVVGFYSMPFMRNVRPKRRQTSLPQLMLNCGFMLVLSSALPLLSRIIGITNFDLLGDFGAIEWLGNFQIVLLYNLVFGTTTALCLANKFTATVRRELRARLVENYLLFTNYMSFIN is encoded by the exons atattccTGCTACTAGTCATCTTGCTGTACTTTAGCTCGTATGTCGTTGTCTCACGTTTTCGGCGGCGCGATCGTGATGATCTCTATTCaaacgacgaggacgaggtgCTGGTCTATCGCATAAG CTTTTGGCTCTGCACCTTTACCCTGGCTGTGGCCGAAGGTGCCGCCATGCTGCTGCCCGTGTCGATAGCCAGCAATGAGGTGCTGCTACTCTACCCAAACAGCTACTACGTGAAGTGGCTCAACAGCTCCCTCATACAGG GTCTTTGGAATCATGTCTTTCTGTTCTCCAATCTGTCTCTGTTCATCTTCCTACCGTTTGTATATCTGTTCTCCGAATCCACGGGATTTGTGGGCCACAGGAAGGGCATCCTGCCGCGCGTCTACGAGACCTTTACAGTATTCATGCTGATGGCCGTTATTGTCCTGGTACTTACTGCCGTTTTAAGCGCAGTCTTTGGCATTGAAAAGTTTCAATTCTTTTGGTTTCTAA ATTTGGGCAGTGTTCACCTGCCGTTTCTTTATTCGTGTGTCTCGTTTCTGGGCGTGATGCTTATGCTGA TTTGCACCCCCTATGGCTTTGTGCGTCTGTTTGGCGTTGTTAACAATGTCCTGGTGCGACCCATGCTGCTACGCGACGTCAACGAGGAGTTCAGCGCCTTCTACATGGAGGAGGCTAGCGTTAAAAGGAAGCTGGCTCACATTGAGCTGCAAAATGTGAGCATCTCAGATGCTACGGCCAATGGTGGTCGCTTGGGCAACGGGCTAACGCGCTCCTTTGCCCATCAGCCACTGTTGCAGCAGTCGCTGGCCCATCTCTACCAGCGCAAGGCTATGGTCAGCGATGCGGGCGAGCAGCAGCACCTGCTCAACGAAAGACTGAGAGAACTGGACTCCGAGCGGAAGGAGTTGGATAAGTTGCGAAAGTCGAGCACCTTTCAGCGAACCTTTGTTTACCCGCTGgccatgctgctgctgctattctGCACGGGCGTTACCATTCTGCTTGTGGTGCAAAATACGCTAGAGCTACTCATAGGCATTAAAGCGCTGCCGCTGAGCACGAGG CAATTCACGCTGGGCATTTCATCGCTGTCGAAGCTGGGACCTTTTGGTGCCGGCCTCGAGGTGTGTCTCATCTTCTACCTGGGCGCCACCTCCGTGGTGGGCTTTTACAGCATGCCCTTTATGCGAAACGTCCGCCCCAAGCGGCGCCAAACGTCGCTTCCCCAACTGATGCTTAACTGTGGCTTCATGCTGGTTCTGTCCTCGGCGCTGCCACTGCTCAGCAGGATTATAG GCATCACCAACTTTGACCTGCTGGGCGACTTTGGGGCCATCGAGTGGCTGGGCAACTTCCAGATTGTGCTGCTCTACAATCTCGTCTTTGGCACCACCACGGCTCTGTGCCTGGCCAACAAGTTCACGGCAACGGTGCGCCGGGAGCTGCGAGCGCGGTTAGTGGAGAACTATTTGCTCTTTACTAACTACATGAGCTTCATCAACTGA
- the polybromo gene encoding protein polybromo-1, whose protein sequence is MLSRKRRASSISSRQDEDPLQLDDSTPEQSPVQQTTTQSARKKRRLDPSELCQQLYDSIRNIKKEDGSMLCDTFIRAPKRRQEPSYYDVVVNPIDLLKVQQKLKTDSYDDLDDLMADLELLIGNAKAFYKPDSCEYQDAVSLWQHIQTQRQRILEANGLAEEEPRARRMSRQVRRMTSSMEPGNDTTATDDEYNQYEELFATIMTATDPVNDRAMHRMFQLLPSKKIYPDYYDVIEHPIDLRLIATKIQMNAYSSLLEMERDLLQMTKNACLFNEPGSQIYKDAKALKRIFTQRRIEMETGKGKLAKRVKSLSSAAIAALKEEVDSTDDEETSKKGEGPMWALFDHLYNAPGTSEHPGVTGPPLGNSLWKLPVRRFHPEYFELIKRPISMSQIHTKLKKGDYANISDLTADLYLMLDNAKKAFPASHRTHKDALKMLRLMNAKLVEESLEETSDLEEDEADDVDSEVFAVSTQPERRKPGRPRVNSNSNSNASHTPNNSNSPKSNRIAINAAIKKKILSIQKYLVDYSVGNRRPIEMFMEKPPRKVYPDYYDIIQNPIDMNTIEHNIRTDRYATVEDVVSDYRLMFSNCRQYNEEGSNIYEDANTLERALNEKLKEFPGLVEVKKPLQKYSKVGRKPKIAVISDRLWQFYETVREYQEPKGKRQLSLIFTKLPSKNEYPDYYDIIKEPIDMERIAQKLKQGAYESLDELAADFLLMLENACKYNEPDSQIYKDALVLQQLTLQLKQQLRIERDSLPDVPLAVQELFLTLFTTLYNHQDEEGRCYSDSLAELPEYDELGEGHKVRGISLDLIKRRLDKGAYKRLDIYQEDIFACLERARKLSRTDSDIFQDSIELQTYFIRKRDEICKDTLSSPALSFTLERLLADVEVSRQQKAQQEEQDQEQDKEKDEFNGAKGESMTINQQVYSPGDYVYVQMPENKIPSIASIERLWTSPTNEKLMQASIFVRPHETYHVTTRKFLEKEVFKSSISQTISMDKVLGMCYVMNIKDYIKMRPERLPEKDVFVCESRYNIQARCFKKLKSWPPMREGSSIKFVPREQPLELKRVMSVFKERLEKHKGELEELKLQETLVEKEKPNVSCDPPPNAEDSSVYYQQYNTVCSGAIKTGDFVYVATQTGKQSVAQVQQIWEQNGKSYFKGPWLLPPSETTPGLGKQFFRQELLLSTVEEVSPVVGIVGRCAVLEYAEFINSRPTEISESDVYICESVYDELKKALRKLVAGNMRKFQHSPAVTEDEIFYFKTPIKPAKDVKNEINELGMLEDSMDGDTPSLSSDIAAMSSPAPSVNSTPLTSKIKAAKSAKKCLTGYILYSSEVRKSICQSNPDATFGDISRMVGTEWKNLPSSAKQSWEDRASRQNEETAAMRRELDDAQNSASPSPQVSQDGQGLIFECQWDKCDYQFEELGDCTEHCMSDASGHIQRHPQAGVEMEYVCLWRNCPRIKKSTQAFPNVLRLVKHVREVHLSKCGKQLSAGERSKNFVSRRHKNATLATTVPIPSSNSQSPRGPNNHEASMHLQHQQQHHHQQQQQLMHQHPQQQTIVLGPPPEPLFVTVPPRTTRVIHSEAYIKYIESLQTGSHLNVATCQNNWRRAMTHVTPAQVVAKAPLPEHWLGPNLRDQENVVQALCHLRNFMLDDVLQIRRSCN, encoded by the exons ATGTTGAGCCGGAAGCGCCGGGCGAGCAGCATATCCAGCCGCCAGGACGAGGATCCGCTGCAGCTGGACGACTCGACGCCGGAACAGTCGCCGGTGCAGCAGACGACTACACAATCGGCGCGAAAAAAGCGCCGCTTGGATCCCTCGGAGCTGTGCCAGCAGTTGTACGACTCGATTCGGAATATTAAGAAGGAGGATGGCTCCATGCTGTGCGACACGTTTATCCGGGCGCCCAAGCGCCGCCAGGAGCCCTCCTACTATGACGTGGTGGTGAATCCCATAGATCTGCTCAAGGTACAGCAGAAGCTAAAGACGGACTCTTACGACGATTTGGATGACCTGATGGCGGACCTGGAGCTGCTCATTGGCAATGCCAAGGCCTTCTACAAGCCGGACAGCTGCGAGTACCAGGACGCCGTCTCTCTGTGGCAGCACATCCAGACGCAAAGGCAGCGTATTCTGGAGGCCAATGGCctggcggaggaggagccgcGCGCCAGGCGCATGTCGCGGCAGGTGCGTCGCATGACCAGCAGCATGGAGCCTGGCAACGACACTACGGCGACGGATGACGAGTACAATCAGTACGAGGAGCTCTTTGCCACCATTATGACCGCCACCGATCCGGTGAACGACAGGGCTATGCATCGCATGTTCCAGCTGCTGCCCTCGAAGAAGATTTACCCCGACTACTATGATGTGATTGAGCATCCCATTGACCTGCGCCTGATTGCCACCAAGATACAGATGAACGCCTACTCGTCGCTGTTGGAGATGGAACGGGATCTGCTGCAGATGACCAAGAACGCATGTTTGTTCAATGAGCCCGGGTCGCAGATCTACAAGGATGCCAAGGCCCTGAAACGCATCTTTACGCAGAGGCGTATCGAGATGGAGACGGGCAAGGGCAAGCTGGCCAAGAGGGTCAAGAGTCTGTCCAGTGCGGCTATAGCAG CTCTTAAAGAAGAAGTAGACAGTACGGACGACGAGGAGACGAGCAAAAAGGGTGAAGGTCCCATGTGGGCACTCTTCGATCATCTGTACAACGCACCAGGCACCTCTGAGCATCCGGGTGTGACTGGCCCTCCTCTCGGCAACTCCCTCTGGAAGCTGCCAGTGCGTCGCTTCCATCCCGAGTACTTTGAACTCATCAAGCGACCCATATCCATGAGCCAGATCCACACCAAGTTGAAGAAGGGCGACTATGCCAACATCAGTGATCTCACCGCCGATCTGTATCTCATGCTGGACAACGCCAAGAAGGCGTTCCCTGCCAGCCACCGCACCCACAAGGATGCCCTCAAGATGCTGCGGCTGATGAATGCCAAACTGGTAGAGGAATCCCTAGAGGAGACCAGTGACTTGGAGGAGGATGAGGCGGACGATGTGGACTCTGAGGTATTTGCGGTCAGCACGCAGCCGGAACGTCGCAAGCCGGGGAGACCGCGCgtcaactccaactccaactcgaATGCCTCTCACACGCCGAATAACTCGAATTCCCCCAAATCCAATCGCATTGCCATCAATGCGGCGATCAAGAAGAAGATCCTGAGCATACAAAAATATCTGGTGGACTACTCGGTGGGCAATCGTCGGCCCATTGAGATGTTTATGGAGAAGCCGCCACGGAAGGTGTACCCGGATTACTATGACATTATTCAGAATCCCATTGACATGAACACCATTGAGCACAACATACGCACAGATCGCTATGCCACCGTGGAGGATGTGGTGTCTGACTACCGGCTCATGTTCTCAAACTGCCGGCAGTACAATGAGGAGGGTTCCAACATCTATGAGGATGCCAATACCCTGGAGAGGGCTCTAAACGAGAAGCTGAAAGAGTTCCCTGGCTTGGTGGAGGTGAAGAAGCCCCTGCAAAAGTACAGTAAGGTGGGCAGGAAGCCAAAGATAGCTGTAATCTCGGATCGACTGTGGCAGTTCTACGAAACAGTAAGGGAGTACCAGGAACCCAAGGGCAAAAGGCAGCTGTCGCTGATCTTCACAAAGCTGCCTTCAAAGAACGAGTACCCGGATTACTACGACATCATCAAGGAGCCCATAGACATGGAACGCATTGCCCAGAAGCTAAAGCAAGGAGCTTACGAGAGTCTGGATGAGTTGGCGGCCGACTTCCTGCTAATGCTGGAGAATGCCTGCAAGTACAACGAGCCCGATTCGCAAATCTACAAGGATGCGCTGGTTTTGCAGCAGTTGACGCTGCAGCTAAAACAGCAGCTGCGCATTGAAAGAGACTCGCTACCCGATGTTCCTCTGGCTGTTCAAGAGCTATTCCTGACCCTGTTCACCACCTTGTACAATCACCAGGATGAGGAGGGACGCTGCTACTCCGATTCCCTAGCCGAGCTGCCCGAGTACGATGAACTGGGTGAGGGGCACAAAGTGCGTGGCATCTCCCTGGATCTGATCAAGCGTAGGCTGGACAAGGGTGCCTATAAGCGACTGGATATCTATCAGGAGGATATATTTGCTTGCCTGGAGAGAGCAAGAAAACTATCCCGCACAGATTCAGACATTTTCCAGGACTCCATTGAGCTGCAAACTTATTTTATCCGCAAAAGAGACGAGATTTGCAAGGATACCCTCAGCTCTCCGGCTCTCAGCTTCACTCTGGAACGCCTGCTGGCGGATGTGGAGGTAAGTCGCCAGCAAAAGgcccagcaggaggagcaggatcaGGAGCAGGACAAGGAGAAGGATGAGTTCAACGGGGCCAAGGGCGAAAGCATGACAATCAACCAGCAGGTTTACTCCCCCGGTGACTACGTCTACGTGCAGATGCCGGAGAACAAGATCCCCTCCATAGCCAGCATAGAGCGCCTCTGGACATCGCCCACCAACGAGAAGCTAATGCAGGCCTCGATCTTTGTAAGGCCGCACGAGACCTACCACGTGACCACCCGCAAGTTCCTCGAAAAGGAGGTCTTCAAGAGCAGCATCTCGCAGACTATCTCCATGGACAAGGTCCTGGGCATGTGCTATGTGATGAACATCAAGGACTATATCAAGATGCGTCCGGAGAGGTTGCCCGAGAAGGATGTGTTTGTCTGCGAGTCGCGCTACAACATCCAGGCTCGCTGCTTCAAGAAGCTCAAGAGTTGGCCGCCGATGCGCGAGGGCAGCTCCATTAAATTTGTGCCGCGCGAGCAGCCTCTAGAGCTGAAGCGCGTGATGTCCGTGTTCAAGGAGCGCCTGGAGAAGCACAAGGGCGAGCTGGAGGAGCTCAAACTGCAGGAAACGCtggtggagaaggagaagCCCAATGTCTCGTGCGATCCGCCGCCGAATGCCGAGGACAGCAGCGTCTACTATCAGCAGTACAACACCGTCTGCAGTGGAGCCATCAAAACGGGCGACTTTGTGTACGTGGCCACCCAAACCGGTAAGCAGTCGGTGGCCCAGGTGCAGCAGATATGGGAGCAGAATGGCAAGTCCTACTTCAAGGGCCCCTGGCTATTACCTCCCAGCGAGACCACGCCCGGCCTGGGCAAGCAGTTCTTCCGTCAGGAACTGCTTTTGAGCACAGTAGAGGAGGTCAGTCCTGTGGTGGGCATCGTAGGGCGCTGTGCCGTCCTCGAGTATGCTGAATTTATCAACTCCCGGCCCACTGAGATATCCGAGAGTGATGTCTACATCTGCGAGTCTGTCTACGATGAGCTGAAGAAGGCTCTGCGCAAGCTAGTGGCCGGCAACATGCGCAAGTTCCAGCACAGTCCTGCCGTCACCGAAGATGAGATCTTCTATTTCAAGACGCCCATTAAACCAGCCAAGGATGTGAAGAACGAGATTAATGAGCTGGGCATGCTGGAGGACTCCATGGACGGGGACACGCCATCGCTGAGCTCGGACATTGCGGCCATGTCCTCGCCGGCTCCTTCGGTGAACTCAACGCCACTAACCTCCAAGATCAAGGCGGCCAAGTCGGCCAAGAAATGCCTCACCGGCTACATACTCTACTCGAGTGAAGTCCGAAAAA GCATTTGCCAGAGCAATCCGGACGCCACCTTTGGAGACATATCTCGGATGGTGGGCACCGAATGGAAGAATCTCCCCTCCAGCGCCAAGCAGAGCTGGGAGGATCGCGCCAGCAGGCAGAACGAGGAGACGGCGGCCATGCGCCGCGAGCTGGACGATGCCCAGAACAGCGCCAGTCCCTCCCCTCAGGTCTCGCAGGATGGACAGGGTCTGATCTTTGAGTGTCAGTGGGACAAGTGTGACTATCAGTTCGAGGAGCTAGGGGATTGCACCGAGCACTGCATGTCGGATGCCAGTGGGCATATACAGCGTCATCCGCAGGCAGGCGTGGAGATGGAGTACGTGTGCCTGTGGCGCAATTGTCCAAGGATCAAAAAGTCCACCCAGGCCTTCCCCAATGTCCTGCGGCTCGTCAAGCATGTGCGCGAGGTGCACCTGAGCAAGTGCGGCAAGCAGTTGTCTGCCGGCGAGCGCAGCAAGAACTTTGTTTCACGCCGGCACAAAAATGCCACACTGGCCACCACAGTGCCCATTCCCTCTAGCAACTCGCAATCTCCTCGTGGACCGAACAACCACGAGGCATCCATGCATctccagcaccagcagcaacaccatcatcagcaacagcagcagctcatgCACCAGCATCCGCAGCAACAGACAATCGTTTTGGGACCGCCCCCAGAGCCCCTGTTCGTCACCGTGCCACCGCGCACCACTCGCGTCATCCACTCGGAGGCGTACATCAAGTACATCGAGAGCCTGCAGACGGGCAGCCACCTCAATGTGGCCACCTGTCAGAACAACTGGCGCCGGGCCATGACCCATGTCACGCCGGCGCAAGTGGTAGCCAAGGCGCCGCTGCCCGAGCACTGGCTGGGACCTAATCTACGCGACCAGGAGAATGTGGTGCAGGCCCTGTGCCACCTACGCAACTTCATGCTTGACGATGTGCTGCAAATACGCCGCAGCTGCAACTAG